One part of the Sorangiineae bacterium MSr11954 genome encodes these proteins:
- a CDS encoding TetR/AcrR family transcriptional regulator, whose protein sequence is MGPSQPSDKGVPDGRRQRGDRARAKILDCSTRIASTEGLEGLTIGRVATEAGVGKGNIQVLFGDKEALQMATLEHAVALYKAAVIEPALRQASPLARLVALVDGWYAFVEKRTLPGGCFLNATSSEYRARPGRIHDRVRGYRNGTRARFRELIEEAKEAGELGRDVDASALSFDLVAHQAAANVAALMGDREEFAFAKRASRDRILGAATAAPRSNTDATRG, encoded by the coding sequence ATGGGTCCATCGCAGCCAAGCGACAAAGGCGTCCCCGATGGCAGGCGCCAACGCGGCGACAGAGCGCGCGCGAAGATCCTCGATTGCTCCACCCGCATCGCCTCGACGGAGGGGCTGGAGGGCTTGACCATCGGCCGTGTGGCCACCGAAGCGGGCGTCGGCAAAGGCAATATCCAAGTTCTATTCGGCGACAAGGAAGCCTTGCAGATGGCGACCTTGGAGCACGCCGTCGCGCTCTACAAGGCAGCCGTGATCGAGCCTGCGCTACGCCAGGCCAGCCCCTTGGCGCGGCTCGTGGCGCTCGTCGATGGCTGGTACGCGTTCGTCGAAAAAAGAACCTTGCCGGGCGGCTGCTTCCTCAACGCGACCAGCAGCGAATACCGCGCCCGTCCGGGGCGCATCCACGACCGCGTTCGCGGCTATCGCAACGGAACGCGCGCGCGTTTTCGAGAGCTGATCGAGGAAGCCAAAGAAGCGGGCGAGCTCGGTCGGGACGTCGACGCATCGGCGCTCTCCTTCGATCTCGTCGCCCACCAAGCCGCGGCAAATGTCGCGGCGCTCATGGGCGACCGCGAGGAGTTTGCCTTTGCGAAGCGGGCATCCCGCGATCGAATCCTGGGCGCAGCAACGGCGGCTCCTCGCTCGAACACGGACGCGACACGTGGATAG
- a CDS encoding MFS transporter, whose product MQSSTAAQDPTKAEPAERAAGELRKEREPRARRWQALAVLLTGNFVTVLDLFIVNVALDSIRKELHASLADVQLVLVGYSAAYGVLLMNGARLGDLFGRRRMFLVGMGLFTVASALCGLAQAPGVLIGARALQGIGAALLMPQVYASLRVSFEGEERRRAFSIMGAVQGVAASISQLAGGLLIEHGLGGFGWRLVFLINVPIGIAAVVAGRARIVETRAPVPAKLDVGGAVLAALGLVLLLVPFMEGREYGWPWWSIAAPALSVPLFVYFVRHEKALSTRGGVPIIEMALFRNTKFVTGVAAVFLFYSSISSFFLSLTMLLQTGLGMSPLAAGAVFTPSAIAFFAASLAGPRLSRVLGGRALLLGVLVFTTGLGLSVIAGAVAPEDRALVISSLVLNGAGQGLVIPLALEAVLSRVGDEHAGMGAGALTTMQVVGSSVGVALVGVLFFSMIGEAGAAPAGLRAVIYGHAFAKATLYNIAASLMSLVMFALLLRKARRPDHAR is encoded by the coding sequence ATGCAATCAAGCACCGCAGCCCAGGATCCAACCAAAGCCGAGCCCGCTGAACGGGCCGCCGGCGAGCTTCGAAAGGAACGAGAGCCGCGCGCCAGGCGCTGGCAGGCCTTGGCCGTTTTGCTGACGGGGAACTTCGTTACCGTCCTCGACCTGTTCATCGTCAATGTCGCGCTCGACAGCATTCGAAAGGAGCTCCACGCGAGCTTGGCGGACGTTCAGCTCGTCCTCGTCGGTTACAGCGCCGCGTACGGCGTGCTCTTGATGAACGGCGCGCGGCTGGGCGATCTCTTTGGGCGGCGGCGCATGTTTCTGGTCGGAATGGGGCTGTTCACGGTCGCCTCCGCGCTGTGCGGTCTCGCGCAGGCTCCGGGTGTGCTCATCGGCGCACGTGCGCTGCAGGGCATCGGGGCGGCGCTTCTCATGCCGCAGGTCTACGCGTCGCTCCGCGTGTCGTTCGAGGGCGAGGAGCGCCGGCGCGCGTTCAGCATCATGGGCGCCGTTCAAGGTGTTGCGGCGTCCATTTCCCAGCTCGCGGGGGGGTTGCTCATCGAGCATGGCCTGGGGGGCTTCGGCTGGCGGCTCGTTTTTCTCATCAATGTTCCGATTGGCATCGCCGCCGTCGTCGCCGGTCGCGCTCGGATCGTCGAGACCCGAGCTCCCGTGCCGGCAAAGCTCGATGTGGGCGGCGCCGTCTTGGCTGCGCTCGGCCTCGTACTTCTGCTCGTGCCCTTCATGGAGGGCCGCGAATACGGGTGGCCGTGGTGGTCGATCGCGGCCCCGGCGCTGTCGGTCCCGCTCTTTGTTTACTTCGTTCGCCACGAGAAGGCGCTCTCCACGCGCGGCGGCGTGCCCATCATCGAAATGGCGCTATTCCGAAATACGAAGTTCGTAACGGGGGTGGCGGCGGTGTTTCTCTTTTATTCATCCATCAGCTCGTTCTTTCTGTCGTTGACGATGCTGCTCCAGACGGGCCTCGGCATGTCCCCCTTGGCCGCGGGCGCGGTGTTCACACCCTCGGCGATTGCTTTTTTCGCGGCCTCCCTCGCGGGGCCGCGCCTTTCGCGCGTGCTCGGCGGCAGGGCGCTGCTCTTGGGCGTGCTCGTGTTCACGACGGGGCTTGGATTGTCGGTCATCGCCGGTGCGGTCGCGCCGGAGGATCGGGCGCTGGTCATTTCGTCCCTGGTGCTCAATGGTGCGGGGCAGGGATTGGTCATTCCGCTCGCCCTCGAGGCGGTATTGAGCCGCGTGGGTGACGAGCACGCCGGCATGGGGGCGGGCGCGCTCACGACGATGCAAGTGGTGGGATCGTCGGTGGGGGTGGCCCTCGTCGGTGTCCTCTTCTTCTCGATGATTGGCGAGGCCGGGGCAGCGCCCGCGGGTCTGCGCGCCGTCATCTATGGCCACGCCTTCGCGAAGGCGACGCTTTACAATATTGCGGCGTCGCTCATGAGCCTGGTGATGTTCGCGCTCCTTCTTCGAAAGGCGCGTCGCCCCGATCACGCGAGGTGA
- a CDS encoding arginase family protein, giving the protein MLHHHYAVLDAPSNLGLRQPAPGIVPGCSKLPGALRDHGIVARLGAEDAGCVTAPRYDLRQWKPGDGVFNAAALAHYTQKLAERIGLLIDRGRCPVVLGGDCSILLGAALALRRRGRYGLGFLDGHSDFRHPGNVPITQIGAAAGEDLALVTGRGQRDLTDLEGRMPYVRDEDVAVLGIRDADECLAELRELGVHVWEAGKVRSNGAPQTAKDALAHLEDRARDGFWIHVDADILDPEVMPAVDSPDPCGLGHNHLAALLSTLAASTRCIGIDIAVLDPDLDPTGALAGELTNTVVRALT; this is encoded by the coding sequence ATGCTCCACCACCACTACGCCGTGCTCGACGCCCCTTCGAACCTCGGCCTGCGCCAGCCGGCGCCCGGCATCGTCCCCGGTTGTTCCAAGCTGCCCGGCGCCCTCCGCGATCATGGAATCGTCGCCCGCCTGGGGGCGGAGGACGCCGGCTGCGTGACCGCGCCGCGGTATGATTTGCGGCAGTGGAAGCCCGGCGATGGTGTCTTCAACGCGGCCGCCCTGGCGCACTACACGCAAAAGCTGGCCGAGCGCATCGGCCTGTTGATCGACCGCGGCCGCTGCCCCGTGGTGCTCGGAGGCGACTGCAGCATCCTGCTCGGCGCCGCCCTCGCGCTCCGCCGGCGCGGCCGCTACGGCCTGGGATTTCTCGACGGCCACTCGGACTTTCGCCACCCCGGCAATGTCCCGATCACGCAGATCGGCGCCGCCGCCGGCGAAGATCTCGCGCTGGTGACGGGCCGCGGTCAGCGCGATCTCACGGATCTAGAAGGGCGGATGCCCTATGTGCGCGACGAGGACGTGGCTGTCCTCGGCATCCGCGACGCCGACGAGTGCCTCGCCGAGCTTCGCGAGCTGGGGGTGCACGTCTGGGAAGCCGGAAAGGTGCGCTCGAACGGCGCGCCGCAAACCGCGAAGGACGCACTGGCCCACCTCGAAGACCGCGCGCGCGACGGCTTTTGGATCCATGTCGACGCCGACATCCTCGACCCCGAGGTCATGCCCGCCGTCGACAGCCCCGACCCGTGCGGCTTGGGCCATAACCACCTGGCCGCGCTCCTCTCCACCCTCGCGGCCTCCACCCGCTGCATCGGGATCGACATCGCCGTCCTCGATCCCGATCTCGACCCCACCGGCGCCCTCGCGGGCGAGCTCACGAACACCGTGGTGCGCGCGCTCACGTGA